ACCCCCGGGTACACCCCCAAAAAGAGATATGGAGGGAAAGTCTCAACCTACTGACTCACAAATGGAGTGGAGAATGGATAATCTGGAGAATGCTCTCGAGAGACACTCCGATATACTCGACAATCATGCTGAAATAATCAGAGATCAAACAGTAGCCATACTCGATATGAAGGAAAATATTGACAACCTAAACACCGTCATACAGAAACTCACAGAACAAATAGGAAAATTAACTTCAGAGGTAATTATCCACCCTGCCAGTTCCACACTCAGAGACATAAGTGAGACAgagtttagtaaaaatatcaattcAACAAACTTATCAGACGGAACAAGCGCATTAGGCGACCTCAGCAGAGCTTGTAATGAACTCAGACGATCTATTGCCCTAAACGCaactaattcaaaaataaacataaagagaaattataaattaacaaaaaaagtaccACTTAACATTTGGTTAGACAATATAAATGCTGAATTAAAAGCTAATAATCTTGCAGACATACTTGACGATTCTCAACAATCAGACGTTTCAAAGACAGTAATAGAAAGACAAAACAGAAAAGACCAAGTCAGAGACATTCTAATAAGTCGCGTAGATGATTATTACCATAAtaagattttacaaataaaagaccCATTAGAAATAGTGATTAAAATCAAAGAGTTCAGACGAGCAGAGGCCAATGTTACCGATTCTTCAGtcagagaaaaattatatagtCTCAAAATGAACAATAGAGAATCAGTAAACGAATTTTGCGATCATTTTGACTCTATTAtcagagattttgaaaattgtattaccaAAACACCTCTGACGGAGGAAGAGATAAGATCGGCCTTCATTCAAGCTGttagtataaaatttaaagaaatcagATCGGCTAATATTATCAGACTTCAAGCAACCAAATCAGAGATGAGCCTTAATGACATAAAAACTTTGATACTACAGCTGGAATCAGACAGACGCAAATCAGACGGTCAGCCTTCAGACGACAGGCAAAAAATTGCAGCTAAACAGGCGATAATCACAGACAAGTGTTATCGCTGCAATAAGGTGGGACACAGAGCAGCCTTTTGTCCTCTTAAAGAGTACAATCTATGGTACTGCTTTTATTGCCAGGCTGTAGCTCCACACAAAGGGGATAATTGTCCAAATAAGGACAATCACAAAGATGGGTATGTAAAAtcttatacatataacaacacaaacacacaacACAAACACAACAGTAATAACTTCAGAGGTAGAGGTAACAGAGGAAGGGGTGGTTAATAATAATGTCAGAGGTAGTGGAAATAATGTAAGAAGGGGATCTTTCAAACACAAGGTCGATGTACAAACACCAGGCcgaaatcagaagaagggaTACAAGGTCAAAGCGATGCTAACAGGTAACAACAcacatataattaataaaacaccTACAAAACTAGTACTTATTGCGGATTCTGGCGCAACAGAGCATAtagtaaataagagcataattTTAAGTAACTTCAGAAAAAGTTCAGGCGAATATATCAGaagtgcaaataaaaataaatttgcaaaCATCTCTATAGACGGCAAaggagatttaattttaaaatcagaatcaaatgaaaataacaaaataattttgacaaatgtaatttctgccaaaaatatttcagataATCTGATCTCTCTCAGACGTTTTGCAGACGTAGGTTTGAGTATTTATttggataataaaatacttaaaatctACGATAAAAATTCAGACGAAGAGTATTTAGCTGGGACGTATGAAAAGCCAAACTGGATAATTTCTTTAAACGTAGCAAAACATGAACAATCAGATGAGCAACAAGAAGTCTACGATAAGTATTCATGCACGGCTAACATAGTCTCGGTAGACGAGTTCTTGCAGCAATCTCAGTCAGATATCAAGGATCTTGAGGATCAAAACGAATCAGATGAAACTAACGCATCAGAGGAAACTCAGAGGAATCCGACTGAGATTGGGAGGGAGAAGCAGCAAGAACGAACTGTACAAGAATCAAATTCATCTAGTCAGAGAGAAGTTTGTGATACAAACTTAGATGAACAAATTCTGAACAGGAAAATCCTAAACATAGACGACTCGTCAGACGAAATGCTGAAATATCTACAAAACAATGTGAACAACAAATCAGATAGACAAGAAAAGAAGCTGAACGAAGGAATGCTCTGGCATATCAAATTAGGTCACGCTTCTCTGCAATATTTACTATTGCTACAAAAGTCAGAAGATAAACTCAGAAAGGTAAAATTCGACAAGTCCATTACAGACTGCGAAGTTTGCGTCCtagcaaaaatggaaaacctGTCGTTCTCAGAAGTCAGAGTCAGAGCAACAAGGCCATTAGAAAggatacacacagacacaatgGGACCAATTAAACCAGTCTCGTATCCTggggaaaataaattcataataggATTTATAGATGATTACACCAGATTTGCCAAAGCATACTCTACTAAACACAAAAGTGAAGCTGGAGAttgcttagaaaaattctTGGTAACTACAAGAAATTTACTgggcaaagaagaaaaagtgtgTTTCATCCGAACGGACAATGGCACTGAATTTACTGGAGGTAAATTTTCAGAAGTTatggaaaaggagaaaattgaaGGAGAGTTCGCACCTCCTTACACTCCACAACATAATGGAACCGCtgaaaggtttaacaaaaccATACAGTGGAAAATCAGAGCGCTCATGATAGACTCTGGTCTACCCAAGAGCATGTGGATACTAGCTTTGGAAGTGGCGGTCCATATCTATAATAGAACTCCACACAAAGGAATCGATTCAGAGATACCAATCAAGAAAATGGTTCCAAATGGAAACATGCATCTAGACAAAATCAGACGTTTCGGATGTTTGGCCTATGCCAAAATACCGAATGCGACGAACAAGTTTTCAGACAGAGCAATCCGTACAATCATGGTTGGATATTCTCAAACTGGTTATGTTTTGTGGCACTCTGAATCTCAGAGATTCATTACATCCAGACACgtgagatttaatgaaaaactgGTGTATAGGGATGTGTATAAAACTGACctaagagaaaaatcagagaCACTAGAAATATCAACAGATGTTGTCAAAACACAACCAGATATACCAAAAGATTCAaaatcagagaaagagaaaaatcagaagagaaaagcagatgACAAAAATTCAGAAGATTCAAAGGCTAAGAAACCTGAACCAGAAAAGCGACCTTGTCTAGAAAGAAAAGCCAAGACAAACAGACGAACTTGGACACATCTCAGAGAAGCAGTAGTCGAAGTAGAAAATACCAATCACGATCTGCCACAAGTATCTACTCCAACTGGAGAAACCAGAGATACACActcagaagaagatgaacttggatatatttttatagcacGAACGAACAGAGATCCTGTCAGTTATAAAGAAGCTATTGAATCAGACGACAAACATAAATGGTCAGAAGCAATAAAACAAGAGTTAAAGTCTATGGAAGACAACAATGTGTGGACAATAGTAGACAGACCCTCTCTAGACAAAGATGGCAAAAAGGCACACATCATTGATTCCAAATGGGTATTCAAAAGGAAAATCTCAGAAGACGGTCAGACGACTTACAAAGGAAGATTAGTTATCAGAGGATTCAAGGATAGAAAAGAATATGAACTCAGAGAAACTTACGCACCAGTCTCAAGATTGCCAATCGTTAGAGCGACTTTTGCAATCattaataagttaaatttaACTGCTTATCAGATGGACGTCAAGACAGCATTTCTGAATGGAACGCTTGAAGACGACATATTCATGGAAATACCAGATGGTATACAAATAGACCCAtccattaagaaaaataaagtatgtaAACTCCAAAAATCCTTGTATGGCCTCAGAATAAGTCCCAAGCGATGGAACAAACGCTTCTCAGAAGTTGCTTTGGAACTTGGACTAGAAAAGGACATAAATGAACCATGTCTGTTCACGTGGAGATTACAAAATCAGATGGTAGTATTACTGCTATATGTAGACGACATCATTCTAGCAGGCAACAATCAGACGAAACTAAaacagataaaagaaaaattatgttcTACCTTTCAGATGAAAGACTTAGGAGaacctaaattatttttaggcatgAAAATAACCAGAGACAGAGatcagaaaatattaaaactgtCACAATCAGAGTACATAGAGAAATGTCTTGAACGTTTCAATATGAAAGATAGTAAGCCACAGAAAACACCTATGGTTACAAGACAGGTTCGAAAAAGAGAACTCATAAATTCAGAAGAAGCTCAGATAGCAACTCATGCACCGTATAGGGAAGCTATAGGAAGCTTACTATATCTGGCAGATGCCACCAGACCTGATATTGCATTTGCAGTAAACTTTCTATCAAGAAAACAGCTGTCACCCACTGAAAGTGACTGGAAGGAAGTAAAAAGGATTTTCAGATACCTCAGAGGAACCTCAGAAATAGGTTTGATTTTCAGAGCAGAAAATGAGTATATGGAAGCAATGACAGACGCTAGCTTTAGAGATTGTGAAGATTCATCTTCAACTGGAggatatgtaataaaattgtatggCGACTCAATTATGTGGAGAAGCTATAAACAAGTTTACGTATCACTCTCTACCTGCCAAGCTGAGTACTTGGCAATGAGCAATGCTTGCCAAGAAATTGTATCGTTGGATAAAGCTATCAGAGATATAACAGGGAAAACTATGTATCCTGTTACCCTGTGGTGCGATAACAAATCTGCAGGGGACTGCACTCAGATGGAAGGAAATCAcaagttgaaaaactttgatgaTGATCTGGAAACAATTCAGAGAAAACTACAAATCAGAGAAAAGACAGGTAGTAAAAGTCACATGGCAGAAACACACAGAGACTACATAAAACAGTGTGTCCTAAAGGGGCAAATCAGAGTTAAATGGATATCTACTACCGACAATGTGGCAGACATTATGACTAAACCTCTGCCTAATGATACTCATAAATACCtcagagataaaatattgaacaTAGAAATTCAcacttaattataattttcagagttttatttatacatatatatatatatatatatatatatatatatatatatatatatatatatatatatcagacgaataagaatttttgtacatatttcaGATACAGGAAACCAAGGAGAAACTAATTCAGAGTAAAGTTCAGAGAATAAAAAACGCAGACGTACAGGAGGACAAGCGCCCCGAAGGGAGGGAGcgttggcgagtcttcgcgccGCTTGCCGTCTATAGTAGACTACAGGGCTAATCTAGCGCCACCATGCGGGCAGCGCTAGGTATTCACGCGTGCTCTGCAAAGTACTCACTCTCCTGCCGACCGCTCTCGAAGCAACAGCTCCTTCGCCCgagttatatatataagaagaaaataaagagagttataacagaatattagaGCCTTGTTTAATTACGAGTTCTCCTCACCAACCATCCAACTAGGATTAATCTAAcagaaagcccgataagtgaaacCCAAGAAACACgcgatttacagccttcggtcCGGGCCGATAGTTTGTCTCTTAGCAGAAAATGCCTGTGGTACAGACCTACCTAGTTTTGCGTGTTTTACCGACCTCTTTAAGCCTAGGTAGGTTAGATTAACGAAAAAACGTGCGAACGTAATGAGAAACCCCGATAATTGAAACCCAAGAAACACTTGATCTAGAGCCTTC
The sequence above is a segment of the Nasonia vitripennis strain AsymCx chromosome 3, Nvit_psr_1.1, whole genome shotgun sequence genome. Coding sequences within it:
- the LOC116416765 gene encoding uncharacterized protein LOC116416765, which gives rise to MSDWSFSDPLPSNEKEVANEGNENQVDDHLNIHQDSDIEGYTPPGTPPKRDMEGKSQPTDSQMEWRMDNLENALERHSDILDNHAEIIRDQTVAILDMKENIDNLNTVIQKLTEQIGKLTSETEQAH